In the genome of Pseudonocardia cypriaca, the window AGGTGTTCATCCCGCTCACGGTCGGCGGCGGGATCCGCACCACCGACGACGTCGACACGCTGTTGCGAGCCGGTGCGGACAAGGTCGGCATCAACACCGCGGCCATCCTGCGCCCCGAGCTGCTGCACGAGGCGAGCCGCCGGTTCGGCGCGCAGTGCATCGTGCTGTCGGTCGACGCGCGGAAGGTCCCCGAGGGTGGCGCGCCGACGCCGTCGGGCTGGGAGGTCACCACCCACGGCGGGCGCCGCGGCACCGGGATCGACGCCGTCGAGTGGGCCGCGCGCGGCCAGGAGCTTGGCGTGGGTGAGATCCTGCTCAACTCGATGGACGCCGACGGCACCCGGGCCGGGTTCGACCTCGAGATGATCAAGGCGGTGCGGGCGGTCGTGGACGTCCCGGTGATCGCCAGCGGGGGCGCGGGCGCGGTTGAGCACTTCCCGCCCGCCATCAGCGCGGGCGCCGACGCGGTGCTCGCCGCCAGCGTCTTCCACTTCGGGCAGCTGCGGATCAAGGACGTCAAGGACGGCCTGCGTGCCGCGCACGTGGAGGTTCGATGACCAGGGTCGCCGACTCGGCCCTCGATCCCGGGATCGCGGCCCGGCTCAAGCGCACCCCGGACGGGCTGGTCTGCGCGGTGGTGCAGGAGCGCGGCACCGGTGACGTGCTGATGGTCGCGTGGATGGACGACGAGGCGCTGCACCGCACGCTCACCACGGGCCGCGCGACGTACTGGTCGCGCTCCCGGGAGGAGTACTGGGTGAAGGGCGAGACCTCCGGGCACGTCCAGCACGTGCACGAGGTGCGCCTCGACTGCGACGGCGACGCCGTCCTCGTCATGGTCGAGCAGACCGGGCCCGCGTGCCACACGGGCACCCACACCTGCTTCGAGGCCGACGTCCTAATGTCGGATATGTGACAGAGGAGCTCTTCGCCACCGACGCCTACCTCCGCTCCTTCGAGGCCGCGATCACCGAGGTCGACCGGGACGGCGGGCGCGTGGCGCTCGCGCGCACCGCGTTCTACCCGGGCGGCGGCGGCCAGCCGCACGATCTCGGGACGCTCGACTGGGGTGGCGGGCCGGTCACCGTCACGAAGGTGAAGCGGGAGGCGGGCCGCATCTGGCACTGGGTGGACTCACCCGAGCTGCCGGGGGCAGGC includes:
- the hisI gene encoding phosphoribosyl-AMP cyclohydrolase, with product MTRVADSALDPGIAARLKRTPDGLVCAVVQERGTGDVLMVAWMDDEALHRTLTTGRATYWSRSREEYWVKGETSGHVQHVHEVRLDCDGDAVLVMVEQTGPACHTGTHTCFEADVLMSDM
- the hisF gene encoding imidazole glycerol phosphate synthase subunit HisF → MGVAVRVIPCLDVDAGRVVKGVNFTDLRDAGDPVEMARVYDAEGADELTFLDVTASSGERATMLDVVRRTAEQVFIPLTVGGGIRTTDDVDTLLRAGADKVGINTAAILRPELLHEASRRFGAQCIVLSVDARKVPEGGAPTPSGWEVTTHGGRRGTGIDAVEWAARGQELGVGEILLNSMDADGTRAGFDLEMIKAVRAVVDVPVIASGGAGAVEHFPPAISAGADAVLAASVFHFGQLRIKDVKDGLRAAHVEVR